Proteins encoded together in one Carya illinoinensis cultivar Pawnee chromosome 3, C.illinoinensisPawnee_v1, whole genome shotgun sequence window:
- the LOC122305607 gene encoding putative calcium-binding protein CML19, which produces MDKHTQYERVFNYFDDNGDGKISASELQQCVEAIGIGELSLEEAEAVVELLDSDGDSMVGLEDFVRFVEGGEEKEKVNDLREAFKMYEMDGCGGITPKSLKRMLSRLGESKTIDECRMMIHRFDLNGDGVINFDEFRSMML; this is translated from the coding sequence ATGGACAAACACACACAATATGAGCGTGTGTTCAACTACTTTGATGACAACGGAGATGGGAAGATTTCAGCCTCGGAGCTGCAGCAATGTGTGGAGGCAATAGGTATTGGGGAGCTTTCGCTCGAGGAGGCAGAGGCGGTGGTGGAGTTGCTCGACTCTGACGGCGACAGCATGGTGGGTTTGGAGGACTTCGTCAGGTTTGTTGAAGGAGGAGAGGAGAAAGAGAAGGTGAATGATTTGAGGGAGGCATTTAAGATGTATGAGATGGATGGCTGTGGAGGTATCACACCCAAGAGTCTTAAGAGGATGCTTAGCAGGCTGGGTGAGTCCAAGACTATTGATGAGTGCAGGATGATGATTCATCGATTTGATCTCAACGGTGACGGGGtcattaattttgatgaatttaggTCCATGATGTTATGA
- the LOC122305606 gene encoding protein LYK2-like: MAMALINKLQLRALVFFIWLFVSALGRNLLSCHTTSPDASGYQCNGIASQDRCGTFAIMRTNSYYSSLFNLSFYLGISRLVLAEANGFSADTEHLPKDQPLLIPIDCKCKGGFSQAELTKTTIKGESFYGIAESLEGLTTCKAIREKNPGVSPWGLGDKVKLLIPLRCACPSSEASPKTRLLLSYPVSQGDTISNLAIKFNTTPEAIILANNKSSAAFKPGNLIPFTTLLLPVDREHTFGPIAKTCEPNLRFPATSVPVISPRKKKSKMRKIGLYIGLSAAAVGVSIGIAAAFVLIQLKTKKQNSCKGGDGELQQLSLSVRTTSDKKVSFEGSQDPLDDGRFREVTPRKMLAETYTVEELRRATEDFSSSNHIEGSVYHGRLNGKNLAIKRTRPETTSKIELALFHCAIHSHPNILRLLGTCLAEGPDSFLVFEYAKNGSLKDWLHGGLAMKNQFIASCYCFLTWSQRLRICLDVAMALHYMHHIMSPSYVHRNVKSRNIFLDDEFNAKIGNFGMAKCIEEDTGEPKFYSAHPASWSLGYLAPEYVRQGVISPSIDIFAFGVVLLEVLSGRTPITRPNENGEGSIWLSEKIKSIMKSEDADELREWMDSALGENYSFDAAVTLANLARACVQEDPSLRPSSGQAVEQLSRLVQQLPEGEHLFTCESSSKPLVKTSAIGM; the protein is encoded by the coding sequence ATGGCCATGGCTTTAATCAATAAGCTCCAATTGAGAGCTTTGGTCTTTTTCATTTGGCTGTTTGTCTCTGCGCTTGGACGGAACCTGCTAAGTTGTCACACTACCTCTCCGGATGCTTCTGGTTACCAGTGCAATGGAATTGCATCGCAGGATCGGTGTGGGACATTTGCAATTATGCGCACCAATTCCTACTACTCGTCTCTTTTCAACTTGAGCTTCTACTTGGGCATCAGCCGTTTAGTGCTTGCAGAAGCAAATGGCTTTTCTGCAGACACAGAACACCTTCCGAAAGATCAACCTTTATTGATTCCGATTGATTGTAAATGCAAAGGTGGTTTCTCGCAGGCTGAATTGACAAAAACTACCATAAAGGGGGAGAGTTTTTATGGCATTGCTGAATCGCTAGAGGGCTTGACAACATGCAAAGCCATCCGTGAGAAGAATCCGGGAGTCTCACCATGGGGTCTTGGTGATAAAGTTAAGTTACTGATCCCACTCAGATGTGCCTGTCCTTCATCTGAAGCCAGTCCAAAGACGAGGCTTTTGCTTTCTTATCCAGTAAGCCAAGGTGATACAATTTCTAACTTGGCCATTAAGTTCAATACCACTCCAGAAGCTATAATACTTGCAAACAACAAATCATCCGCAGCTTTTAAACCTGGAAACCTAATACCTTTTACAACTCTTCTGCTCCCTGTTGATAGAGAGCATACTTTTGGTCCTATTGCAAAAACTTGTGAACCCAATTTACGTTTTCCAGCAACCAGCGTCCCAGTAATTAGCCCTCGGAAGAAAAAGTCCAAAATGAGGAAGATTGGTTTATATATTGGACTTAGTGCGGCTGCAGTTGGAGTGAGCATTGGTATTGCAGCAGCCTTTGTGTTGATCCAACTGAAGACGAAGAAACAAAATTCCTGCAAGGGAGGAGACGGGGAATTACAACAGCTCAGTCTCAGCGTAAGAACCACAAGTGACAAGAAAGTTTCATTTGAGGGATCTCAGGATCCTCTTGATGATGGTCGGTTCAGAGAGGTCACGCCCCGGAAGATGCTGGCTGAGACGTATACTGTTGAGGAGCTGAGAAGAGCAACCGAAGACTTCAGTTCAAGTAATCACATTGAGGGATCTGTCTACCATGGTCGTCTCAATGGGAAGAACCTGGCAATAAAGCGTACACGACCGGAAACAACCTCAAAAATTGAGCTTGCGCTTTTCCACTGTGCAATTCACAGTCACCCCAACATTCTCAGGCTGCTGGGGACATGTTTGGCCGAGGGCCCAGATTCTTTTTTGGTCTTTGAGTATGCCAAAAACGGGTCCTTGAAAGACTGGCTTCATGGTGGGTTGGCCATGAAGAACCAATTCATTGCCTCTTGCTATTGTTTCTTGACATGGAGTCAGAGGCTAAGGATCTGTCTTGATGTAGCCATGGCCTTACACTACATGCACCACATAATGAGCCCAAGCTATGTTCATAGAAATGTCAAGAGTCGGAACATCTTCTTAGATGACGAATTCAATGCAAAGATTGGGAACTTTGGCATGGCAAAATGCATTGAAGAGGATACCGGGGAACCAAAATTTTATTCCGCACACCCCGCCTCTTGGAGTCTGGGGTATTTGGCTCCCGAATATGTTCGCCAAGGCGTTATTTCTCCAAGCATTGATATTTTCGCTTTCGGGGTGGTTTTGCTGGAGGTCTTATCAGGTCGAACACCAATAACTAGGCCAAACGAGAACGGAGAAGGAAGCATTTGGCTATCCGAGAAAATCAAGTCGATAATGAAGTCAGAAGATGCGGATGAGCTAAGGGAATGGATGGACAGTGCATTGGGTGAGAATTATTCATTTGATGCAGCTGTCACGTTGGCCAATCTTGCAAGAGCTTGTGTACAGGAAGACCCTTCATTGAGACCTAGTTCTGGACAAGCTGTTGAGCAATTATCAAGATTGGTGCAACAATTACCAGAAGGAGAGCATCTCTTCACGTGTGAAAGCTCTTCCAAGCCATTAGTGAAGACATCGGCAATTGGTATGTGA